One genomic window of Rhizobium sp. NZLR1 includes the following:
- a CDS encoding chaperone modulator CbpM → MDDLEFRLYLKIDVVQLDFWIEQGWLIPETSGERRWFRDADVARARLIQDLMGDMGINEAGVDVVIDLIDQLYDLRGTMDKLMTAIGRQEREVQLRLFESLEDIDRVE, encoded by the coding sequence ATGGATGATCTCGAATTCCGTCTTTACTTGAAAATCGATGTCGTCCAGCTCGATTTCTGGATCGAACAGGGCTGGTTGATTCCCGAGACGTCCGGCGAAAGGCGATGGTTTCGCGACGCCGACGTTGCCCGCGCCAGGCTCATTCAGGATCTGATGGGCGACATGGGGATCAACGAAGCCGGCGTCGATGTCGTCATTGACCTGATCGACCAGTTGTATGATCTGCGGGGAACGATGGACAAGCTGATGACGGCTATCGGCAGGCAGGAGCGCGAGGTCCAGCTCCGGCTGTTCGAGAGCCTCGAAGACATCGACCGGGTTGAATGA
- a CDS encoding J domain-containing protein: protein MSQDPYELLGVKRDASQKDIQSAFRKLAKKLHPDLNPGDRHAEERFKEISTAYEILGDEGKRGRFDRGEIDMTGAERAQRSYYRDYASASGPENPYHNSAGFADFGDADNSFANFFSRRAGGGRMRSHGQDRRFSMQVNFLEAINGTRTEVKLPDGPPLDVQIPPGTRDGQTLRLRGKGEPGIGGGPPGDALIEIRVSPHRFFTRDGDDIRLELPISLGEAVLGGKVRVPTPSGPVNLTLPPHSNTGKVLRLKGKGVANRGGGHGDVYVSLKIVLPANPDERLTSLIKEWETSHPYDPRKNMEA, encoded by the coding sequence ATGAGCCAGGATCCATACGAGCTTCTGGGTGTGAAGCGGGATGCGTCGCAAAAGGACATTCAAAGCGCCTTTCGCAAGCTTGCCAAGAAACTTCACCCCGACCTTAATCCCGGCGACAGACACGCCGAGGAGCGGTTCAAGGAAATTTCGACCGCCTACGAGATATTGGGCGACGAGGGAAAACGCGGGCGCTTCGATCGCGGCGAGATCGACATGACGGGCGCCGAGCGGGCGCAACGCAGTTATTACCGCGACTATGCCTCGGCGAGCGGTCCCGAAAATCCCTACCACAACAGTGCCGGCTTTGCCGATTTCGGCGATGCCGACAATTCCTTTGCCAATTTCTTTTCGCGCCGCGCCGGCGGCGGCAGGATGCGCAGTCATGGCCAGGATCGGCGGTTCTCCATGCAGGTCAACTTTCTTGAGGCCATCAACGGCACCAGGACCGAGGTCAAGCTGCCGGACGGGCCACCGCTCGATGTGCAGATCCCGCCCGGAACCCGCGACGGCCAGACCTTGCGGCTGCGCGGCAAGGGCGAGCCGGGTATTGGAGGCGGGCCGCCGGGTGATGCCCTCATCGAGATCCGCGTGAGCCCTCACCGCTTCTTCACGCGGGATGGCGACGACATCCGCCTGGAACTGCCGATCTCACTTGGCGAGGCGGTGCTCGGCGGCAAGGTCCGTGTGCCGACACCGTCGGGACCCGTCAACCTGACGCTGCCCCCGCACTCGAATACGGGCAAGGTCCTGCGTCTCAAGGGCAAAGGCGTTGCCAATCGCGGCGGCGGGCACGGCGACGTCTATGTCTCCCTGAAGATCGTGCTGCCCGCCAATCCCGACGAACGGCTGACGTCCCTGATCAAGGAATGGGAGACGTCACATCCATACGATCCGAGGAAGAACATGGAGGCTTGA
- a CDS encoding universal stress protein, with product MYRTIICGIGMGSRQTAIRLLRRAAELLDEGGNVVVMHAIENIPHRHLSGIPEEFETTAIVDAERKLVSLCKELAISATVEIRIGVAASVLVSAARERSADLILLSSHVADITDYVFSSIVEKVVRHAGCSVLIDRRPDQAHDGSAPQEEDALAL from the coding sequence ATGTATCGAACGATCATCTGCGGCATCGGCATGGGCTCCCGGCAAACGGCAATCCGTCTCCTGCGCCGGGCGGCAGAGCTCCTGGACGAAGGCGGAAACGTCGTCGTCATGCATGCCATCGAGAACATCCCCCACCGTCACCTGTCGGGTATTCCCGAGGAATTCGAGACGACCGCTATCGTCGATGCCGAGAGGAAACTTGTGTCGCTCTGCAAGGAGCTCGCCATTTCGGCGACAGTCGAGATCCGCATCGGCGTTGCCGCCTCCGTGCTCGTGTCGGCCGCCAGGGAGAGATCAGCCGATCTCATCCTGCTTTCATCCCATGTGGCGGATATCACCGACTACGTCTTCTCCTCGATCGTCGAGAAGGTCGTGCGCCACGCCGGATGCTCGGTTCTCATCGATCGGCGTCCCGATCAAGCGCATGACGGCTCGGCCCCTCAGGAAGAAGACGCGCTGGCGCTCTAA
- a CDS encoding NAD(P)-dependent oxidoreductase produces the protein MQTFAIIGAGAMGSAVAKRLVDHGATVLTCLEGRSEQTIARAKAAGMVPVGRQELAKAEIILSIVPPAEAIGVAGLVAEILPGVQAPPPFIDLNAIAPKTMQAVAARFGGSGVEVLDGAIIGGPPVPGKSGPTLYISGDTAARTRLLEECGLKIRRLDGPLGAASALKMCYAGINKGFVGLGAAMLLAASRSGAAESLKAELAESLPDVDRKLSKSIPDMYPKAYRWVAEMQEIADFLGEDDPAAGIFRGMADVFARMAGDVEGSRLLVGQLDEILATAETGG, from the coding sequence ATGCAGACTTTTGCAATCATCGGAGCGGGCGCAATGGGAAGCGCGGTCGCCAAACGGCTGGTCGATCACGGCGCCACCGTGCTGACCTGTCTCGAAGGCCGCAGCGAGCAGACGATCGCGCGGGCTAAGGCGGCCGGCATGGTGCCGGTCGGCCGCCAGGAGCTGGCGAAGGCAGAGATCATCCTGTCGATCGTTCCGCCGGCGGAAGCGATCGGGGTTGCCGGGCTCGTCGCGGAGATATTGCCGGGGGTGCAGGCGCCGCCGCCTTTCATCGACCTCAATGCAATTGCGCCGAAAACAATGCAGGCAGTGGCGGCACGGTTCGGCGGCAGCGGCGTGGAAGTGTTGGATGGCGCGATCATCGGCGGGCCGCCGGTTCCCGGCAAATCAGGTCCGACCCTCTATATCAGCGGCGATACAGCGGCGCGAACCAGGCTGCTCGAAGAATGCGGCCTCAAAATCCGCAGGCTCGATGGACCGCTCGGCGCGGCCTCGGCGCTGAAGATGTGTTATGCCGGCATCAACAAGGGCTTTGTCGGCCTCGGCGCGGCGATGCTGCTTGCCGCATCGCGCTCGGGTGCTGCCGAAAGCCTGAAGGCCGAACTCGCCGAAAGCCTTCCGGACGTCGACCGCAAGCTGTCGAAATCCATTCCGGATATGTATCCGAAAGCCTATCGATGGGTTGCCGAAATGCAGGAGATCGCCGATTTCCTTGGAGAGGATGATCCGGCGGCGGGGATTTTTCGGGGCATGGCGGACGTCTTTGCCAGGATGGCTGGCGATGTTGAGGGTAGCCGTCTCCTCGTCGGACAGTTGGATGAGATCCTCGCGACCGCGGAAACCGGCGGCTGA
- a CDS encoding ABC transporter substrate-binding protein: protein MTNRWKSIGLAALLAGLTLSTSYAEAAGVLTIGRREDSTTFDPIKTAQNIDNWVFSNVYDVLIRVDKTGTKLEPGLAESWTASDDGLTYTFKIRDAKFSDGSPLTAEDAAFSLLRIRDDAASLWSDSYKVIDTAVATDAHTLTIKLKNPSAPFLSTLALPNASVISKKGMESLGADAYAEKPIASGAFTVEEWRRGDRIILKKNPNFWQADRVKLDGVEWISVPDDNTRMLNVQAGELDAAIFVPFSRVEELKKDPNLNVDIDASTREDHLLINHAHGALGKKEVRQALDLAIDKKAIVDTVTFGQGTVANSYIPKGALYYFADNLQRPYDPAKAKEMLAAAGASDLTLNYLVRAGDEVDEQTAVLVQQQLQKAGITANLQKVDPSQEWDMTVAGDYDVSVNYWTNDILDPDQKTTFVLGHDSNNNYSTNYKNEAVKELVAKARLELDPKKRQEMYVDLQKMAKDDVNWIDLYYSPYINVTRKNIENFYQNPLGRFFLEDTVKN from the coding sequence ATGACAAACAGATGGAAATCAATCGGGCTTGCAGCCCTGCTCGCCGGCCTGACACTCAGCACAAGCTATGCCGAGGCCGCCGGTGTGCTGACCATCGGCCGCCGCGAGGACTCGACGACATTCGATCCGATCAAAACAGCCCAGAACATCGACAACTGGGTGTTCTCAAACGTCTACGACGTGCTGATCCGCGTCGACAAGACAGGCACCAAGCTGGAACCGGGCCTTGCCGAAAGCTGGACTGCCTCGGACGACGGACTGACCTATACGTTCAAGATCCGCGACGCGAAATTCTCCGACGGTTCGCCGCTGACGGCGGAAGACGCCGCCTTCAGCCTGTTGCGCATCCGCGACGATGCTGCCTCGCTCTGGAGCGATTCCTACAAGGTGATCGACACGGCGGTCGCGACCGATGCGCATACGCTGACGATCAAGCTGAAAAACCCGTCCGCGCCGTTCCTTTCGACGCTGGCGCTGCCAAATGCTTCGGTCATTTCCAAGAAGGGCATGGAATCGCTTGGTGCCGACGCCTATGCCGAAAAGCCGATCGCATCCGGCGCGTTCACCGTCGAGGAATGGCGCCGCGGCGACCGTATCATCTTGAAGAAGAACCCGAACTTCTGGCAGGCCGACCGCGTCAAGCTCGACGGCGTCGAATGGATCTCCGTGCCCGACGACAATACCCGCATGCTGAACGTCCAGGCCGGTGAGCTGGATGCGGCGATCTTCGTTCCCTTCTCCCGTGTCGAGGAGCTGAAGAAGGATCCAAACCTCAACGTCGATATCGACGCCTCGACCCGTGAGGATCATCTGCTGATCAACCATGCGCATGGAGCGCTCGGCAAGAAGGAAGTCCGCCAGGCGCTGGATCTGGCGATCGACAAGAAGGCGATCGTCGATACCGTCACCTTCGGCCAGGGCACGGTCGCCAATTCCTACATTCCGAAGGGGGCTCTCTATTATTTCGCCGACAATCTGCAGCGGCCTTATGATCCGGCAAAGGCTAAGGAGATGCTGGCGGCCGCCGGCGCCTCCGACCTGACGCTGAATTACTTGGTCCGCGCCGGCGACGAAGTCGATGAACAGACGGCCGTGCTGGTCCAGCAGCAGCTGCAGAAGGCCGGCATCACCGCCAATCTGCAGAAGGTCGATCCGAGCCAGGAATGGGATATGACCGTTGCCGGCGACTACGACGTCTCGGTCAACTACTGGACCAACGACATTCTCGATCCGGACCAGAAGACCACCTTCGTGCTCGGCCACGATTCCAACAACAATTATTCGACCAACTACAAGAACGAGGCGGTGAAGGAACTGGTCGCCAAGGCGCGTCTCGAGCTTGACCCGAAGAAGCGCCAGGAGATGTATGTCGATCTGCAGAAGATGGCCAAGGACGACGTCAACTGGATCGACCTCTATTACAGCCCCTATATCAACGTCACGCGCAAGAATATCGAGAACTTCTACCAGAACCCGCTCGGCCGATTCTTCCTGGAGGATACCGTCAAGAACTGA
- a CDS encoding ABC transporter ATP-binding protein, with protein sequence MSGSVLSVRDLTVRVHLDSGPRTLLDAVSLDLGKGEILGLVGESGSGKSLFCRSLVRLLPSSLLKIESGSVLLEGRDLMRVDDGEMLKVRGGEIGMIFQNPTSHLDPVMRIGDQIAEGIRYHQRLGVREARAAATEILAQVGFPDPVRQYDSYPHEFSGGMRQRAMIGVALSCNPKILIADEPTTALDVTIQAQILRLLMEIRDRRGLSIILITHDLGIVAQSCDRIAVLRDGKLLEEGPKRTILARPQHPYTINLINSHPSLPGATPAPLLGIAAASPPARPLLEIDDLHVRFRAGGSLFKGGGKTVSAVAGVSLQIMPGETVGIVGESGSGKSTLARAVLGLTPLSSGHVTFDGVDLALQKSAGLAKLRRETAMVFQDPYNALNPRLTIGQMLSEVLKVQGKVARADIPARIDALLDLVGLEREFAGRKPRSMSGGQCQRAGIARALAVNPKLIIADECVAALDVTIQAQIIELFRELTARMNLTLIFIAHDLAIVRNLCERVVVMYRGEIVEQGRSEEVFARPSHAYTAALIAAIPDIDPDTPLLQGAGGRDDQQAVPIQPIKRMP encoded by the coding sequence ATGAGCGGCTCCGTGCTGTCCGTCCGCGATCTCACAGTACGCGTCCATCTCGATTCCGGCCCGCGCACGCTGCTCGATGCGGTCTCGCTCGATCTCGGCAAAGGTGAGATCCTCGGACTCGTCGGCGAGAGCGGCTCGGGCAAGAGCCTGTTCTGCCGTTCGCTGGTGCGGCTGCTGCCCTCCTCGCTGTTGAAGATCGAAAGCGGCTCGGTGCTGCTTGAAGGGCGCGACCTCATGCGGGTCGACGACGGCGAGATGCTGAAGGTGCGCGGCGGCGAGATCGGCATGATCTTCCAGAACCCGACCAGTCATCTCGACCCGGTGATGCGGATCGGCGACCAGATCGCCGAGGGCATCCGCTATCATCAACGCCTCGGCGTCCGCGAAGCCCGCGCTGCTGCGACGGAAATCCTCGCGCAGGTCGGCTTCCCCGATCCGGTGCGCCAGTATGACAGCTATCCGCACGAATTTTCCGGCGGCATGCGGCAGCGGGCGATGATCGGCGTTGCTCTGTCCTGCAACCCGAAGATCCTGATCGCTGACGAGCCGACGACGGCGCTCGACGTGACCATCCAGGCGCAGATCCTGCGACTGTTGATGGAGATACGCGACCGGCGCGGGCTGTCGATCATTCTGATTACACACGATCTCGGCATCGTTGCCCAAAGCTGCGACCGCATCGCCGTGCTGCGCGACGGCAAGCTCCTCGAAGAGGGGCCGAAGCGGACGATCCTGGCGCGGCCGCAGCATCCCTATACGATCAACCTGATCAACAGCCACCCTTCCCTGCCCGGCGCGACGCCCGCGCCGCTGTTGGGCATTGCCGCGGCCAGCCCACCGGCGCGGCCACTGCTCGAAATCGACGATCTGCATGTGCGGTTCAGAGCCGGCGGCAGCCTGTTCAAGGGCGGTGGCAAGACGGTCAGCGCCGTTGCCGGCGTCAGCCTGCAGATCATGCCGGGCGAGACGGTCGGCATCGTCGGCGAATCCGGCAGCGGCAAGAGCACGCTTGCCCGCGCCGTGCTCGGCCTCACACCGCTTTCCTCAGGCCACGTCACCTTCGACGGCGTCGATCTGGCCCTGCAGAAAAGCGCCGGCCTGGCAAAACTCCGGCGCGAGACGGCGATGGTCTTCCAGGATCCCTACAATGCGCTCAATCCGCGGCTGACGATCGGGCAGATGCTGTCCGAGGTGCTGAAGGTGCAGGGCAAGGTCGCCAGGGCCGATATCCCGGCGCGGATCGACGCGCTGCTCGATCTGGTTGGCCTCGAACGCGAATTCGCCGGCCGCAAACCGCGCAGCATGAGCGGCGGCCAATGCCAGCGCGCCGGTATCGCCCGGGCGCTCGCCGTCAACCCGAAGCTGATCATCGCCGATGAATGCGTCGCCGCGCTCGACGTCACCATCCAGGCGCAGATCATCGAGCTGTTCCGCGAACTCACCGCGAGGATGAACCTCACGCTGATCTTCATCGCCCATGATCTGGCGATCGTCCGCAATCTCTGCGAACGCGTCGTCGTGATGTATCGCGGCGAGATCGTCGAGCAAGGCCGGTCCGAAGAGGTCTTCGCGCGGCCGAGCCATGCCTATACGGCGGCGCTGATCGCGGCCATTCCCGACATCGATCCTGATACGCCGCTGCTGCAAGGCGCCGGCGGCCGGGACGATCAGCAAGCGGTGCCGATCCAACCCATCAAACGAATGCCATAA
- a CDS encoding ABC transporter permease encodes MSIEAIAPASLGWHRFFRRRLMLAVGAGILLFFVLLAIGAPVIAPYDPIMQNAEVRLQAPSLLHPFGTDNFGRDILSRVLWGARLDLQMALIGVIFPFLIGTTVGTIAGFFGGIVDALFMRLVDIILAFPFLVLMLSIIAILGPGLGSFYIAMALVGWVSYARLIRAQMLVLKSSDYAVAAVSLGFSRSRIMFRHLLPNAIAGSIVFSMSDATLVLLSGAAVSYLGLGVQPPVAEWGVMVAEGQSFITTAWWITLFPGLSIVCLAFGFSMLGDALGELLGVHE; translated from the coding sequence ATGAGCATCGAAGCAATCGCCCCAGCATCCCTCGGTTGGCACCGGTTCTTCAGACGGCGGCTGATGCTTGCCGTCGGTGCGGGCATATTGCTGTTCTTCGTCCTGCTGGCGATCGGCGCGCCTGTTATCGCGCCCTACGACCCGATCATGCAGAACGCCGAGGTGCGCCTGCAGGCGCCTTCCCTGTTACATCCGTTCGGCACCGACAATTTCGGCCGCGATATCCTCTCGCGCGTCCTCTGGGGCGCCCGCCTCGATCTGCAGATGGCGCTGATCGGCGTCATCTTCCCCTTCCTGATCGGCACGACGGTCGGCACGATCGCCGGCTTCTTCGGCGGCATCGTCGATGCGCTGTTCATGCGCCTCGTCGATATCATTCTCGCCTTCCCTTTCCTCGTGCTGATGCTGTCGATCATCGCAATCCTCGGCCCTGGCCTCGGCAGCTTCTATATCGCCATGGCACTGGTCGGCTGGGTTTCCTACGCGAGGCTGATCCGGGCGCAGATGCTGGTGCTGAAAAGCAGCGACTACGCCGTTGCCGCCGTCAGCCTCGGCTTCAGCCGCTCGCGCATCATGTTCCGCCACCTGCTGCCGAACGCGATCGCCGGTTCGATCGTCTTTTCGATGTCCGATGCTACGCTCGTACTGCTCAGCGGCGCTGCCGTCAGTTATCTCGGCCTCGGCGTCCAGCCGCCGGTGGCCGAATGGGGTGTCATGGTCGCGGAAGGACAGAGCTTCATCACCACCGCCTGGTGGATCACGCTGTTTCCCGGCCTCTCCATCGTCTGCCTTGCTTTCGGCTTCAGCATGCTGGGCGACGCTCTCGGCGAACTGCTCGGAGTGCACGAATGA
- a CDS encoding ABC transporter permease yields the protein MHRYRFVLTRPLQFLPVIFGISVITFILVRLIPGDPARNILGTRATPAALASIRAQYGLDQPMWLQYVYFLKNLANGEMGKSILYKIDVLKLIVTRIEPTLALVVSSVVLSVLIAVPMSAIAARNAGRAPDHAVRIVSTFGIGFPPFWLGLMLIILFSVELGVLPVSGYGATIGEKLSHLVLPSLTVALSLSTVLTRSLRAAMIEQLKSDVATAARARGMPEGIVFWRHVLPNSLVPTINLLAVNIGWLIGGTVVVETVFALPGMGQLLVRAIFSRDYMVVQGVAMVFACATVLINFIADIVTVTVDPRVRL from the coding sequence ATGCATCGCTATAGATTCGTTCTGACCCGACCGCTGCAGTTCCTGCCGGTCATTTTTGGCATCAGCGTCATCACTTTTATTCTGGTCCGGTTGATCCCAGGCGATCCGGCGCGCAACATCCTCGGCACGCGCGCGACACCGGCAGCTCTTGCCAGCATCCGCGCCCAGTACGGCCTCGATCAGCCGATGTGGCTGCAATATGTTTATTTCCTCAAGAACCTTGCCAATGGCGAGATGGGCAAGTCGATCCTTTACAAGATCGACGTGCTGAAGCTGATCGTCACCCGCATCGAGCCGACGCTTGCGCTGGTCGTTTCCAGCGTCGTGCTTTCGGTCCTGATTGCGGTGCCGATGTCGGCGATCGCCGCCCGCAATGCCGGCCGGGCGCCCGATCATGCGGTGCGCATCGTCTCGACATTCGGCATCGGCTTTCCGCCCTTCTGGCTGGGGCTGATGCTGATTATCCTGTTTAGCGTCGAACTCGGCGTGCTGCCGGTTTCCGGTTATGGCGCGACGATCGGTGAGAAGCTGTCGCATCTCGTGCTGCCGAGCCTGACGGTCGCCCTGTCGCTCTCGACCGTGCTGACGCGCAGCCTGCGGGCGGCGATGATCGAGCAGCTGAAATCGGATGTGGCGACGGCAGCGCGCGCCCGTGGCATGCCGGAGGGGATCGTCTTCTGGCGGCATGTGCTGCCGAACTCGCTGGTGCCGACGATCAACCTGCTTGCCGTCAACATCGGCTGGCTGATCGGCGGCACGGTGGTGGTCGAGACCGTCTTTGCGCTGCCCGGCATGGGGCAGCTGCTCGTCAGGGCGATCTTTTCACGCGATTACATGGTGGTCCAGGGCGTCGCCATGGTCTTTGCCTGCGCCACCGTGCTCATCAACTTCATCGCCGACATCGTTACCGTCACCGTCGATCCGAGGGTGAGGCTATGA
- a CDS encoding proline iminopeptidase-family hydrolase, with the protein MWREIRPDERFEIDVDGYRVVAYSFGTGSETVFCLNGGPGLPCDYLREAHSCLIDKGYRVVAFDQLGTGASDRPADLSLWTIGRYVEETETVRKALGLGKVHMLGHSWGGWLAIEYALTYPENLKTLILEDTVADMPHLISELERLRAALGPETVSMMQKHEAQGTYNHPEYLAAVTILNYRHVCRLPEWPAPVRRSLDDWNMAPYETMQGPNEFLYIGNLKDWNRIPDLPRLMLPVLITTGEHDELTPACALRMKLALPNAELKVFANASHMPFYENPQDYYPALLDFLARHKAA; encoded by the coding sequence ATGTGGCGTGAAATACGGCCGGACGAGCGATTCGAGATCGATGTCGATGGCTATCGCGTCGTTGCTTATAGTTTCGGGACCGGCAGCGAGACGGTTTTCTGCCTGAACGGCGGGCCGGGCCTGCCCTGCGACTACCTGCGCGAGGCGCATTCCTGTCTCATCGACAAGGGCTATCGCGTCGTTGCCTTCGACCAGCTCGGTACCGGCGCCTCCGACCGGCCGGCCGATCTCTCGCTCTGGACGATCGGCCGTTATGTCGAGGAGACGGAGACGGTGCGCAAGGCGCTGGGCCTCGGCAAGGTCCACATGCTCGGCCATTCCTGGGGCGGGTGGCTGGCGATCGAATATGCTCTGACCTATCCCGAAAACCTCAAGACGCTGATCCTCGAAGATACCGTAGCCGACATGCCGCATCTGATCTCGGAACTGGAACGGCTACGCGCCGCGCTTGGTCCAGAAACCGTGTCGATGATGCAGAAGCACGAGGCGCAAGGCACCTACAATCACCCCGAATATCTCGCTGCCGTCACCATTCTGAATTATCGGCATGTCTGCCGTCTGCCGGAATGGCCGGCGCCGGTGCGCCGCTCGCTCGACGATTGGAACATGGCGCCCTACGAGACGATGCAGGGGCCGAACGAGTTTCTCTACATCGGAAACCTCAAGGATTGGAACCGCATCCCAGATCTGCCGCGGCTGATGCTGCCGGTGCTCATCACGACGGGAGAGCATGATGAGCTGACCCCGGCCTGTGCGCTCAGGATGAAGCTTGCGCTGCCGAATGCCGAACTCAAGGTATTTGCCAACGCCAGCCACATGCCGTTTTATGAGAATCCGCAGGATTATTATCCGGCGCTTCTCGATTTTCTCGCCCGGCACAAGGCAGCCTGA
- a CDS encoding LuxR family transcriptional regulator has translation MLDDIGTIRRRFTAHETLDGRIDQAFEAMQQIGFEALIYDYTPVPYDLDGAIMIPSLLKLRNISDDMHDYWFDRGYFRIDPVQQVALRTSAPFFWNYDADADTLIRRFMSEATAPVTRYLRERDMSTGVTVPVHMPRGDYATVTGIRFGRNSDFERHALRYIADFNLLAHVFHETAYSLFDTRAKSVGTIRLTERERECLRHSAEGYSAKEISRIIDRSVPTVVMHLNAATKKLGARNRTQAVVRATHYRLLEDRPTQPWPPYNL, from the coding sequence ATGCTTGACGATATCGGAACGATCAGACGGCGGTTTACAGCGCATGAAACGCTGGACGGCCGGATCGACCAGGCCTTCGAGGCGATGCAGCAGATCGGCTTCGAAGCGCTGATCTATGACTATACGCCGGTGCCCTACGATCTCGACGGCGCCATCATGATACCCTCGCTGCTGAAGCTCAGGAATATATCAGACGACATGCACGACTACTGGTTCGATCGCGGCTATTTCCGTATCGATCCGGTGCAGCAGGTGGCGCTGCGCACCTCCGCACCCTTCTTCTGGAACTATGACGCCGACGCCGATACGTTGATCAGGCGTTTCATGAGCGAGGCCACCGCGCCGGTGACGCGCTATTTGCGTGAACGCGACATGTCGACCGGCGTCACCGTCCCGGTTCACATGCCACGCGGCGACTATGCGACGGTCACCGGTATCCGCTTCGGCCGCAATAGCGATTTCGAACGGCACGCCCTGCGCTATATCGCCGACTTCAATCTGCTGGCCCATGTCTTCCATGAGACCGCCTATTCGCTGTTCGACACGCGGGCGAAGAGCGTCGGCACGATCCGCCTGACCGAACGCGAACGTGAATGCCTGCGCCATTCGGCGGAAGGTTATTCAGCCAAGGAAATTTCCCGCATCATCGACCGTTCCGTCCCGACTGTCGTCATGCATCTGAACGCCGCAACCAAGAAACTCGGCGCCCGCAACCGCACCCAGGCCGTGGTGCGCGCTACCCATTACCGCCTGCTCGAAGACCGGCCGACCCAACCCTGGCCACCCTATAACTTGTGA
- a CDS encoding proline iminopeptidase-family hydrolase, whose product MGEVTTTEAYLPFRDYRTWYRVTGSLESSKLPLVVAHGGPGCTHDYVDSFKDIAALDGRPVIHYDQLGNGNSTRLPEKGPDFWTVGLFLEELDALLSHLGIQHRYAFLGQSWGGMLGAEHAVRRPQGLKALVIANSPANMHTWVSEANRLRQELPKEVQDTLLKHELAGSLTDPDYIAASRVFYDRHVCRVSPWPPEVARTFAIMDEDNTVYRNMNGPTEFHVIGTMKDWTIENRLDRIEAPTLLISGKYDEATPLVVRPYLERVPGCEWVLFENSSHMPHVEEKQLCLATVSGFLSRHD is encoded by the coding sequence ATGGGCGAAGTCACGACCACCGAAGCCTATTTGCCCTTTCGCGACTATCGCACCTGGTATCGCGTCACCGGCTCGCTGGAGAGCAGCAAACTGCCCCTCGTCGTCGCCCATGGCGGGCCTGGCTGCACGCATGATTACGTCGATTCCTTCAAGGATATCGCCGCCCTCGACGGCCGCCCGGTCATCCATTACGACCAGCTCGGCAATGGCAATTCCACCCGACTTCCAGAAAAAGGCCCGGATTTCTGGACGGTTGGCCTGTTCCTCGAAGAGCTGGACGCGCTGCTGTCCCATCTCGGCATTCAGCATCGTTATGCCTTCCTCGGCCAGTCCTGGGGCGGCATGCTCGGCGCCGAACATGCGGTGCGCCGGCCGCAAGGCTTGAAGGCGCTGGTCATCGCCAACTCGCCTGCAAACATGCACACCTGGGTTTCGGAGGCGAACCGGCTGAGGCAGGAACTGCCGAAGGAGGTGCAGGACACGCTGCTGAAGCATGAACTGGCGGGAAGCCTCACCGATCCGGACTATATCGCCGCCTCGCGCGTCTTTTATGACCGCCATGTCTGCCGCGTGTCGCCGTGGCCGCCCGAAGTGGCGCGGACCTTCGCGATCATGGACGAGGACAACACCGTCTACCGCAACATGAATGGCCCGACCGAATTTCACGTCATCGGCACAATGAAAGACTGGACGATCGAGAACAGGCTTGACCGTATCGAAGCCCCGACGCTGCTGATCTCGGGAAAATACGACGAGGCGACGCCACTGGTGGTCAGGCCCTACCTCGAACGTGTCCCGGGCTGCGAATGGGTGCTCTTCGAAAACTCCAGCCACATGCCGCATGTCGAGGAAAAACAGCTTTGCCTGGCGACCGTTTCCGGTTTCCTGTCACGGCACGATTGA